One stretch of Brassica oleracea var. oleracea cultivar TO1000 unplaced genomic scaffold, BOL UnpScaffold00418, whole genome shotgun sequence DNA includes these proteins:
- the LOC106319604 gene encoding uncharacterized protein LOC106319604 → MLRSGKHLATNTKNNTEIGCSANADETVDETGKNNSQPILLDDPDSKPSRENRKSTAEKNKEKTIDLEVEDDSDIEAEIDRQYGNHVDRPVNPVVDQLSDNPIDRHSTQPEPTIERVYRTLPPYPPKTQTKKSLEYAICKKALDRISMEMSLSDAMKIAPSIKKCVKDMTSPNYPTAEQSVMIVSEEIAIYRTRVFLDLGSSVNLMPYSIAVTLGYNEFMPTPITLVLADRSIRVPEGILEDVPVKINDCFVPTDFVVLKYIQEPKDPLILGRPFLATSGAIIDVKEGRINLNIGDISMTFDMERLIKQPLIDDQAFYVEDVSELDKESFIDMCSDDPLENALTIMEKEILSTDNRTDDYVRQMDASIEVANIEEDDDSDITVDRQPSSLSNWSKDKAAKVELKPLPSGLEYAFLYDQFYLVIVNANLTSGELALLLNKLRKNKKVIGYSLDDIPSISPDLCMHRIHLEDDAKTSIEQQRRLNPNLKEVVKKEIIKLLDAGVIYPISDSKWVSVVPTKKGGITVVKNENDELISTRAVTGHRMCTDYRKLNAATRKDHFPLPFIDQMLERLANHQYYCFLDGYSGFFQIPIHPNDQEKTTFICPYGTFTYHRMPFGLCNAPATFQRCMMSIFIDMIEDFMEVFMDDFSVYGSNFKSCLDNLCKVLERCEENDLVLNWEKCHFMVNDGIVLGHKVSAAGIQVDRAKIEVMTCLPAPKNVKDVRSFLGHASFYRRFIQDFSKIARPLNNLLCKEMSSDEYADRRERRTKRRYDEASTSIQHRDPWPRDDKTSIDTFEEFANPKKAVNSKECTNRVLKDEWDDYDNLFYNA, encoded by the exons ATGTTGCGTAGCGGAAAACATCTCGCGACAAACACGAAGAACAACACCGAAATTGGTTGTTCTGCCAATGCTGATGAAACAGTTGATGAAACAGGCAAAAACAATTCTCAGCCTATACTTCTTGATGACCCTGACTCAAAACCTTCTCGCGAAAACAGGAAGTCTACCgctgaaaaaaataaggaaaagacTATAGACTTAGAAGTAGAAGATGATTCGGATATTGAGGCCGAAATCGATCGTCAGTATGGTAACCACGTCGATCGACCGGTGAACCCTGTCGTCGATCAACTTTCAGATAAccctatcgatcgacattccactCAACCCGAACCAACGATTGAAAGAGTCTATAGAACCCTACCCCCTTATCCTCCTAAAACGCAGACTAAAAAATCATTAGAATATGcaatctgcaagaaagcattggaTAGAATTTCTATGGAGATGTCCCTTAGTGATGCTATGAAAATAGCACCTTCGATAAAGAAGTGTGTGAAGGATATGACGTCTCCAAACTATCCAACTGCGGAACAAAGCGTGATGATTGTGTCAGAGGAA ATTGCAATATACAGAACACGCGTTTTCCTCGATCTTGGCTCTAGCGTGAATCTTATGCCTTACTCCATCGCAGTAACCTTGGGATATAACGAGTTTATGCCAACTCCGATAACCTTGGTTCTAGCTGATCGGTCTATTAGGGTACCTGAAGGGATTCTCGAAGACGTTCCCgtaaaaattaatgattgctTCGTGCCTACGGATTTTGTTGTGTTAAAATACATACAAGAACCAAAAGACCCCCTCATTCTGGGTCGGCCATTCCTAGCTACATCTGGAGCGATCATTGATGTGAAAGAAGGACGAATAAATTTGAACATCGGGGACATTTCGATGACCTTTGATATGGAAAGGCTAATCAAGCAACCCTTGATAGATGACCAAGCCTTCTATGTGGAAGATGTTTCTGAGCTAGATAAGGAATCTTTCATAGACATGTGCTCAGACGACCCCTTAGAAAATGCTCTTACCATTATGGAAAAGGAAATCTTGAGCACAGATAATAGGACAGACGATTACGTGCGACAGATGGATGCAAGTATCGAGGTTGCGAacatcgaagaagatgatgactcAGACAttaccgtcgatcgacaaccatcttcATTATCTAATTGGTCTAAAGACAAAGCAGCAAAGGTTGAATTAAAACCCCTCCCCAGTGGTCTTGAATATGCATTTCTTTATGACCAATTCTACCTTGTTATTGTCAACGCCAATCTCACTAGCGGAGAACTTgcgttattattaaataaactacgcaAGAACAAGAAAGTAATCGGGTATTCTCTCGATGATATACCTAGTATTTCTCCTGATCTTTGCATGCACCGTATTCATTTGGAAGACGACGCTAAAACGTCGATAGAACAGCAAAGGAGATTAAATCCGAATCTAAAAGAAGTAGtcaaaaaggaaattattaaaCTCCTAGATGCTGGAGTTATCTATCCTATTTCGGATAGTAAATGGGTAAGCGTTGTACCCACCAAAAAGGGAGGTATTACAGTAGTGAAGAACGAAAACGATGAACTCATCTCGACCCGTGCCGTCACTGGACATCGGATGTGTACCGACTATAGGAAATTAAATGCCGCTACTAGGAAAGATCACTTTCCCCTGCcctttattgatcaaatgctgGAACGTTTAGCCAATCACCAGTATTActgttttcttgatggatattcTGGATTTTTCCAAATTCCCATACATCCGaatgatcaagaaaagacaacCTTTATATGCCCCTATGGAACATTTACGTATCAcagaatgccatttggtcttTGTAATGCTCCCGCCACTTTCCAacgttgcatgatgtcaatttttATAGACATGATCGAGGACTTTATGGAAGTCTTTATGGATGACTTTTCAGTCTACGGATCAAATTTTAAGAGTTGCCTCGATAATTTATGCAAGGTATTGGAAAGATGCGAAGAAAATGACCTTGTcctaaattgggaaaaatgccattttatggttaacgatggcaTCGTATTAGGCCATAAGGTTTCCGCTGCTGGTATACAGGTAGATAGAGCTAAAATCGAGGTGATGACCTGTCTACCCGCacccaaaaatgtaaaagacgtGCGAAGTTTTCTCGGACACGCCAGCTTTTATAGGAGGTTTATACAAGACTTTAGCAAAATTGCTAGACCTTTAAATAACCTCTTGTGCAAGGAA